One stretch of Nitrosococcus watsonii C-113 DNA includes these proteins:
- a CDS encoding DUF5395 domain-containing protein, whose product MKANLEVRLIHDGRHWVVCYQTLQIRGRTLPELDQNLAECLRERGDFPDASQVTVFMGFDFETLPTWLRQYAYHYFNRYALLQL is encoded by the coding sequence ATGAAGGCGAATTTGGAAGTCAGGCTAATTCATGATGGGAGGCATTGGGTTGTTTGCTATCAAACGCTCCAGATTCGAGGCCGTACTTTGCCTGAGTTAGATCAAAATCTTGCTGAGTGCCTGCGGGAGAGGGGTGATTTCCCCGATGCTAGTCAGGTGACGGTATTTATGGGATTTGATTTTGAGACCCTGCCCACCTGGCTCAGGCAATATGCTTATCATTACTTTAATCGCTATGCTTTGCTGCAATTGTAG
- a CDS encoding putative sulfate exporter family transporter has translation MATTEDWWAVWLGLIMFFAGLASIWGWNLVGWMTTTSTWVWGDFAWNKALKVSGYQEWHPLLSLLVTYLVFTALTCLGAVAMKLDLKRFFLGWTFLFILTWMVWIVGHEAHFKASVNQFDQYGLSWGLSLGGGFSYMLALAVGLIIGNFFKGFAEFLKEAAKPEWFIKTAIVYLGIKIGLMSIEAAGFTFELAITGIAATFVAYLLVWPIVYALSRRVFRLSREASAVLSSGISICGVSAAIATAGAIRARPVVPVMVSMLIVIFAMIELVVLPGFYTAVAPNQPIVNGAAMGMTVKTDGADAAAGAILDELMRANAEVNLGVVWQEGWILTSSIITKIWIDMFIGVWAFLLALVWVYKVERQPGQSKVGVMEIWHRFPKFVLGYLVAWFVYMAIAALSPDLSETATSGAEAVEGPMRKMMFMLTFVSIGVITDFSKLRGMGKLALLYAIALFAIIAPLAYGVAWIFHHGMMPPTA, from the coding sequence ATGGCAACTACCGAAGATTGGTGGGCAGTTTGGCTAGGTTTGATAATGTTTTTCGCGGGTCTAGCCTCTATCTGGGGGTGGAATTTAGTCGGTTGGATGACTACAACAAGCACTTGGGTGTGGGGAGATTTCGCCTGGAACAAGGCGTTAAAGGTAAGCGGCTATCAGGAATGGCATCCTTTGCTTTCTCTGTTGGTGACTTATCTAGTATTCACTGCCTTGACCTGCCTGGGTGCGGTCGCCATGAAACTCGATTTAAAACGTTTTTTTCTTGGCTGGACTTTTCTTTTCATACTTACCTGGATGGTGTGGATTGTCGGCCATGAAGCTCACTTCAAGGCATCTGTTAACCAGTTCGATCAGTATGGTTTATCGTGGGGGCTCTCCCTAGGAGGAGGGTTTTCTTACATGCTAGCGCTGGCAGTTGGCTTAATCATCGGGAATTTTTTTAAAGGTTTCGCCGAATTTCTCAAGGAAGCGGCTAAACCAGAATGGTTTATTAAAACTGCTATTGTTTATTTAGGAATCAAGATTGGTCTTATGTCTATTGAAGCGGCGGGGTTTACCTTCGAACTGGCTATTACCGGTATCGCTGCCACCTTCGTAGCTTATTTGTTGGTTTGGCCAATCGTTTATGCCCTGAGTCGCAGGGTGTTCCGTCTCTCCCGTGAAGCTTCTGCAGTCCTTTCTTCAGGCATTTCTATTTGTGGAGTTTCGGCCGCTATTGCCACTGCTGGTGCGATTAGGGCTCGCCCGGTGGTGCCGGTCATGGTTTCCATGCTGATCGTGATTTTTGCCATGATCGAGTTGGTCGTATTGCCTGGATTTTACACTGCGGTAGCACCCAACCAACCTATTGTTAACGGAGCTGCCATGGGTATGACAGTCAAGACTGACGGTGCCGATGCGGCTGCTGGGGCAATTCTTGATGAGCTTATGCGCGCTAATGCCGAAGTCAATTTAGGGGTAGTTTGGCAGGAAGGCTGGATTCTAACTTCTTCTATTATTACTAAAATTTGGATCGACATGTTTATCGGTGTTTGGGCGTTTCTTTTAGCCTTGGTTTGGGTTTACAAAGTGGAGCGCCAGCCAGGACAATCCAAGGTAGGTGTTATGGAAATCTGGCACCGTTTCCCTAAATTTGTACTAGGCTATCTAGTAGCCTGGTTTGTTTATATGGCTATTGCTGCCTTAAGTCCGGACTTGAGCGAGACAGCCACCTCTGGGGCCGAAGCCGTTGAGGGTCCTATGCGAAAGATGATGTTTATGCTAACCTTTGTTAGTATTGGTGTAATCACTGATTTTAGTAAACTCAGGGGGATGGGCAAGTTGGCTTTGCTCTATGCTATTGCTTTGTTTGCAATTATTGCCCCTCTTGCTTATGGTGTGGCTTGGATATTTCATCATGGTATGATGCCACCTACGGCATAG
- a CDS encoding glycerophosphodiester phosphodiesterase family protein, translating into MIAHRGYAKAFPENTLLSLDAAVNAGARLVEFDVQLTADGIPVVLHDDTLLRTAGHGGSIFEIESVNIEHICVNEAARFGPRFPEARLSTLENIVLWLKELPAVTAFVEIKIQSLQRFGIQKTVSQVLRVLEPVKVQCVPISFEPQVIAIARKEGMNTTGWVLPTWDLVTAFKLNPEYIFCNRTRIPSGWRNFTEYPWNWVIYEVTEIKEALEYAALGVGFIETMAIGEMLQHPLFRASDQRQ; encoded by the coding sequence TTGATTGCTCATCGTGGTTATGCTAAAGCGTTTCCGGAAAACACTCTACTAAGCCTAGATGCTGCTGTAAATGCTGGCGCGCGCTTGGTAGAATTTGATGTTCAGCTAACTGCCGATGGGATCCCTGTGGTGCTTCATGATGATACCCTTCTTCGTACCGCAGGACATGGAGGCTCTATTTTTGAGATAGAGTCGGTGAATATTGAGCACATCTGTGTCAATGAAGCTGCTCGCTTTGGCCCCCGCTTCCCTGAAGCACGGCTGTCCACCCTAGAAAATATCGTCCTCTGGTTAAAAGAGCTTCCTGCAGTAACTGCTTTTGTTGAGATTAAAATCCAGAGCCTGCAACGTTTCGGCATTCAAAAAACGGTATCCCAAGTATTAAGGGTGTTAGAACCAGTAAAGGTTCAGTGTGTCCCAATCTCGTTCGAGCCTCAGGTAATCGCTATTGCTAGAAAAGAAGGTATGAACACTACCGGCTGGGTTCTTCCGACCTGGGATCTAGTGACTGCTTTTAAACTTAACCCTGAGTATATATTTTGCAACCGAACCCGTATTCCTTCGGGGTGGAGAAATTTTACTGAGTATCCCTGGAATTGGGTTATTTACGAGGTAACGGAAATAAAGGAGGCGCTGGAATATGCCGCTTTGGGCGTGGGATTTATCGAGACCATGGCTATAGGTGAGATGCTGCAGCACCCTTTATTTCGTGCTAGCGATCAGCGGCAATAA